The Metamycoplasma phocicerebrale genome includes a region encoding these proteins:
- a CDS encoding valine--tRNA ligase translates to MGDNKIVALRIIDLKKRVKQTENNIIKYKIAIENVNLLLSKSSILGIIGSRNDWAIDNIFTLLIDNNISPKKYQGFIEYKLDNENKFIPINKRIDYQKNLAFGFDNENIFKSKTNETVFSYLEKYIKKSEVIAALTKVFDNNWNDIYQDSRFHLGAEYFKNNFNLQQEISSIITELKEKIASFDIKNLKTMSIGQKISFISEINNLQKEIIKKIQYNEKEFFAFLEKTIENYHNGDSLLQYKEYRQAKKTYLEMYNKKNVIKSRANTNIFFNKIKSHIEKSLIKLSKKNEIRKYFAKIKNDFAQEIKFTKFELSKRLRGDSFLHHYSHYYISKIYYKFIKKYHYQIMSLDQSNFMNFVEDIYTLRDLMISEIQTSVGSSKSNMKIKREVKFVANSMFLKNSRMYIDRFKYYKKDDDDKITKEIMLKNNSLSNTTDNFLDIAQLKQYEYNFLEKQAEYHWNVDTEGKKIRNQAKKYYSDTVSTFIDNNKNLKIIKSRIYRFLKEIFYLEPELLKQINENELISTNLLVKVIYDLRELSVLLFDLFNQYHDYKKFIEGSTRRHSSTFYKLILKSSIYKILDYSKIPLDKLTLNLPHLSQEEKVELELQKILINKPSLIILGPKIHNLKKELQISIIKRLNEYTLDNECLAIYFLDDINVASKITNDIYIINGARVIEQGKTNKVLENPINPLSKVMMGKLDGSNPQFTDYIKSSKEYMNVFKYEIEEDHIVWCKWDELSKWAKIEQISNQELKKIFKIENASHSENKEFLDKSTFSDFEMLSFNNLNNNRKEKKMDKSFDHNIVEKNRNQKWIDMKAFSTHDLVKPPFTIILPPPNVTGKLHIGHALDNYIPDTIIRYKKMKGYDVMWVAGKDHAGIATQAVVEKKLASEGINKYKLGRDKFIQEIWKWKEEYSNNINKQWGKLGLALDYTSERFTLDEGANEAVMKVFIDLYNEGLIYRDTKPISWDVNLKTALSNIEVISTEIKQKMYYVKYPIKDTEQYLIVATTRPETMFSDVALALNPQDERFQILKSAKIIHPLTQNELPIISSESIDPNFGTGIMKVSAHAIDDIEIIKENNLEIRECIDDEGKMNANAGALRGTDRFEARELIAYTLESKGYISKIENIVSNVGYSERSKTPVEVLVKKQWFVKMKTFSEDLLKNLQSANGVKIKPIRFEESLKKWMENVYDWTISRQIWWGHRIPAWYKDNKVLVQIENPGPGWKQDPDVLDTWFSSALAPFAFLGWPKNDTKLKRYFPTNLLVTGYDIIFFWVSRMYFQSLHFMNEKPFDEVLLHGIVRDSQGRKMSKSLGNGIDPISFIDEHGSDVLRMSLVFNCTPGQDINFNNEKIQASRLFINKFWNIARLISNIPVNLSEKLDINSLDQYDLWILNEFNYMNKNIYEAMKNYEFTVVYKYIQDFVINKFSSWYLEFLKFKNNNLFIHYLFREILITLHPYMPFLTDYLFETIYNEELLETDLNNYILSEDYDSKEINNLIELITILRKYREDKQISKAQTLGYSIEEEALSKSQDIIVQKLSNFVWKENKDFSIQSSFGKIYIEQRLEDKENEIIELQKLIKTTKAEIEFNEKFINNPKFIEKASPEKVKEKRDKLDLHKKNLEIYQKQLDEKQK, encoded by the coding sequence ATGGGAGATAATAAAATTGTTGCTTTACGTATTATTGATTTAAAAAAACGCGTTAAGCAAACAGAAAATAATATTATTAAATATAAAATAGCAATTGAAAACGTAAATTTATTATTAAGCAAGAGTTCAATTTTAGGTATTATCGGTAGCAGAAATGATTGAGCTATTGATAATATTTTTACGTTGTTAATTGATAATAATATAAGTCCTAAAAAATATCAAGGCTTTATAGAATATAAATTAGATAATGAAAACAAATTTATTCCTATAAATAAAAGAATAGACTATCAAAAAAATTTAGCCTTTGGTTTTGATAATGAAAATATTTTTAAATCAAAAACAAATGAAACGGTTTTTTCTTATTTAGAAAAATATATAAAAAAAAGTGAAGTGATAGCCGCCTTAACAAAAGTTTTTGACAATAATTGAAATGATATTTATCAAGATTCAAGGTTTCATCTTGGGGCCGAATATTTTAAAAATAACTTTAATTTGCAACAAGAAATTTCTTCTATTATTACAGAATTGAAAGAAAAGATTGCTTCTTTTGACATAAAAAATTTAAAAACAATGTCAATTGGTCAAAAAATATCATTTATTTCAGAAATTAATAATTTACAAAAAGAAATTATTAAAAAAATTCAATATAATGAGAAAGAATTTTTTGCCTTTTTAGAAAAAACTATTGAAAATTATCATAATGGTGATTCATTGCTTCAATATAAAGAATATAGGCAAGCCAAAAAAACATATTTAGAAATGTATAATAAAAAAAATGTTATAAAATCTAGGGCGAATACTAATATATTTTTTAATAAAATAAAAAGTCATATTGAAAAATCGTTAATTAAATTAAGCAAAAAGAACGAAATTAGAAAGTATTTTGCAAAAATAAAAAACGATTTTGCGCAAGAAATAAAATTTACAAAGTTTGAATTATCTAAAAGGTTAAGAGGTGATTCGTTTTTACATCATTATTCTCATTATTATATAAGTAAGATTTATTATAAATTTATTAAAAAATATCATTATCAAATAATGTCATTAGATCAATCTAATTTTATGAATTTTGTTGAAGATATTTATACTTTAAGAGACTTAATGATTTCAGAAATACAAACCTCTGTAGGTTCAAGCAAGTCTAATATGAAAATCAAAAGAGAAGTAAAATTTGTGGCAAATTCAATGTTTTTAAAAAATTCAAGAATGTATATTGATAGATTTAAATATTATAAGAAAGATGATGATGACAAAATTACAAAAGAAATTATGCTTAAAAATAATTCTTTAAGTAATACTACTGACAACTTCTTGGATATAGCTCAATTAAAACAATATGAATATAATTTTTTAGAAAAACAAGCTGAATATCATTGAAATGTAGATACTGAAGGTAAGAAAATTAGAAATCAAGCTAAAAAATACTATTCAGATACAGTATCAACATTTATAGATAATAATAAAAATTTGAAAATTATAAAAAGCAGAATTTATAGATTTTTAAAGGAAATTTTTTATTTAGAACCAGAATTACTTAAACAAATTAATGAAAATGAATTAATTTCGACAAATCTATTGGTAAAAGTTATATATGATTTAAGAGAACTTAGTGTTTTACTTTTTGATTTATTTAATCAATATCACGACTATAAAAAATTTATTGAAGGTTCTACAAGAAGACATTCAAGCACTTTTTATAAGTTAATTTTAAAATCAAGTATTTATAAAATATTAGATTATTCAAAAATTCCATTGGATAAATTAACATTGAATTTGCCTCATTTGTCACAAGAAGAAAAAGTTGAATTAGAATTGCAAAAGATTTTAATTAATAAACCAAGTTTAATTATTTTAGGTCCTAAAATTCATAATCTAAAAAAAGAATTGCAAATTAGCATTATAAAAAGATTAAATGAATATACTTTGGATAATGAATGTTTAGCTATTTATTTTTTAGATGATATAAATGTTGCTTCTAAAATAACAAATGATATTTATATAATTAATGGTGCAAGAGTTATTGAACAAGGTAAAACAAATAAAGTATTGGAAAATCCTATTAATCCCTTATCTAAGGTAATGATGGGCAAATTAGATGGTAGTAATCCACAATTTACTGATTACATCAAAAGTTCTAAAGAATATATGAATGTTTTTAAATATGAAATAGAAGAGGATCACATAGTTTGATGTAAATGAGATGAATTGTCGAAATGAGCTAAAATTGAACAAATAAGCAATCAAGAATTAAAGAAAATATTTAAAATAGAGAATGCTTCACATAGCGAAAATAAAGAATTTTTAGATAAGTCTACATTTTCAGATTTTGAAATGTTAAGTTTTAATAATTTAAATAATAATAGAAAGGAGAAAAAAATGGATAAATCATTTGATCATAATATTGTTGAAAAAAATAGAAATCAAAAATGAATAGATATGAAAGCTTTTTCAACTCATGATTTAGTAAAACCTCCATTTACAATAATTTTACCTCCTCCTAATGTAACGGGTAAACTTCATATTGGGCATGCTTTAGATAATTATATTCCCGATACTATAATTAGATATAAAAAAATGAAGGGTTATGATGTTATGTGAGTTGCAGGTAAAGATCATGCAGGCATAGCAACCCAAGCTGTAGTTGAAAAGAAATTAGCAAGTGAAGGAATTAACAAATATAAATTAGGAAGAGATAAATTTATTCAAGAAATTTGAAAATGAAAAGAAGAGTATTCAAATAATATAAATAAGCAATGAGGAAAACTTGGTTTAGCTCTAGATTATACTTCAGAAAGATTTACTTTAGATGAAGGTGCAAATGAAGCTGTCATGAAAGTATTTATAGACTTATACAATGAAGGATTAATTTATCGTGATACAAAACCTATTAGTTGAGATGTTAATTTAAAAACAGCATTATCGAATATTGAAGTTATTTCAACAGAGATAAAACAAAAAATGTATTATGTTAAATACCCTATCAAAGATACTGAACAATATTTAATTGTTGCAACAACTAGGCCAGAAACTATGTTTTCTGACGTTGCCTTAGCTTTAAATCCACAAGATGAAAGATTTCAGATATTAAAATCAGCCAAAATTATTCATCCTCTAACTCAAAATGAATTGCCAATAATTTCTTCTGAATCAATAGATCCAAATTTTGGAACTGGCATTATGAAAGTATCAGCGCACGCTATAGATGATATTGAAATAATAAAAGAAAATAATTTAGAAATTAGAGAATGTATAGATGATGAAGGAAAAATGAATGCAAATGCGGGGGCATTAAGAGGAACAGATAGATTTGAGGCTAGAGAATTAATAGCATATACCTTAGAATCTAAAGGGTATATTTCTAAAATAGAAAACATTGTTTCAAATGTTGGGTATAGTGAAAGATCTAAAACGCCAGTAGAAGTATTGGTGAAAAAACAATGATTTGTGAAAATGAAAACTTTTTCTGAAGATTTATTAAAAAATCTTCAAAGTGCTAATGGAGTAAAAATTAAACCTATTAGATTTGAAGAAAGTTTAAAAAAATGAATGGAAAATGTTTACGATTGGACGATTAGTAGACAAATATGATGAGGACATAGAATACCTGCATGATATAAAGATAATAAGGTTTTAGTTCAAATTGAAAACCCAGGCCCAGGATGAAAACAAGATCCAGATGTTTTAGATACTTGATTTAGTTCAGCATTGGCTCCTTTCGCTTTTTTAGGATGACCTAAGAATGATACAAAACTAAAAAGGTATTTTCCAACTAACCTTTTAGTTACTGGCTATGATATTATTTTCTTTTGAGTATCTAGAATGTATTTTCAAAGTTTACATTTTATGAATGAAAAACCATTTGATGAAGTTTTATTGCATGGTATTGTTCGTGATTCTCAAGGCAGAAAAATGTCTAAATCTTTAGGCAATGGTATTGATCCAATTAGTTTTATTGATGAACATGGTTCAGATGTTTTAAGAATGTCTTTGGTATTTAATTGTACTCCTGGCCAAGATATAAACTTTAATAATGAAAAAATACAAGCTTCGAGATTGTTTATTAATAAGTTTTGAAATATAGCAAGATTGATATCAAATATTCCGGTGAATTTATCTGAAAAATTAGATATAAATTCTTTAGATCAATATGATTTATGAATATTAAATGAATTTAATTATATGAATAAGAATATTTATGAAGCAATGAAAAATTATGAATTTACTGTTGTTTATAAATATATTCAAGATTTTGTTATAAATAAATTTTCTTCTTGGTATTTAGAATTTTTAAAATTTAAAAACAATAATTTATTTATACATTATTTATTTAGAGAAATATTGATTACTTTACATCCTTATATGCCTTTTTTAACTGATTATTTATTTGAAACAATTTATAATGAAGAGCTTTTGGAAACTGACTTAAACAATTATATTTTGTCTGAGGATTATGATTCAAAAGAAATAAATAACTTAATAGAATTAATTACTATATTAAGAAAATATAGAGAAGATAAACAAATTTCAAAAGCTCAAACTTTAGGATATTCTATTGAAGAAGAAGCTTTAAGCAAGTCTCAAGACATTATAGTTCAAAAATTATCAAATTTTGTGTGAAAAGAAAATAAAGATTTTTCTATTCAATCTTCTTTTGGAAAAATTTATATTGAACAAAGATTAGAAGATAAAGAAAATGAAATTATTGAACTTCAAAAATTAATTAAAACAACAAAAGCAGAAATTGAGTTTAATGAAAAATTTATCAATAACCCTAAATTCATAGAAAAAGCAAGTCCTGAAAAAGTTAAAGAAAAAAGAGATAAATTGGACCTACATAAAAAGAATCTTGAAATTTATCAAAAGCAATTAGATGAAAAACAAAAATAA
- a CDS encoding ECF transporter S component, translated as MDSKMPGGLTHYLHWLRSQTNISYRKWNPKKIAFVGVLIAISVVFFLISVRILPISALPAFKFSFIGLPIKITGFIFGPIVGFITGVLADFISFALVPTYYNFLYTLAVAVAGFIPGIAAYYFFNINELFFSRNYRIFKYKQRVEFFKIQFAEALAKGNSLDLQYFSEKIAFYEVKIILLENKKKPTAMVNFSFISTICLLVVQIVLIIAIFSKLDNSIFEHNRFIKNRNFYMILTTSGFMAMVLFVVLYRFLLRKKFQTFIEVMAIITFCAVLELINTILLAWADTSTLKTDFWVNFTAQTLTSPIKIFFNLAIILATYKVVSSLVRSKEGDRF; from the coding sequence ATGGACTCAAAAATGCCCGGAGGTTTAACCCACTATTTGCATTGGCTTAGATCTCAAACAAATATATCATATCGTAAATGAAACCCTAAGAAAATAGCATTTGTTGGGGTTTTGATAGCTATATCAGTAGTTTTCTTTTTAATATCTGTTAGAATTTTGCCTATTAGTGCCTTACCAGCCTTTAAATTTAGTTTTATAGGGTTACCAATAAAAATAACAGGTTTTATATTTGGTCCAATAGTCGGCTTTATTACAGGGGTTTTAGCAGATTTTATATCATTTGCATTGGTTCCAACATATTATAATTTTTTATATACTTTAGCAGTAGCTGTTGCAGGTTTCATACCAGGCATAGCAGCTTATTATTTCTTTAACATCAATGAATTGTTTTTTTCTAGAAATTATAGAATTTTTAAATACAAGCAAAGAGTTGAATTTTTTAAAATTCAATTTGCAGAAGCTCTAGCAAAAGGAAATTCTCTTGATTTACAATACTTTTCGGAAAAAATAGCTTTTTATGAAGTTAAAATAATTTTGCTAGAAAATAAAAAGAAACCTACAGCCATGGTAAACTTTTCTTTTATTTCTACAATATGTTTATTAGTTGTACAAATTGTATTAATTATAGCAATATTTTCTAAATTGGATAATTCAATTTTTGAACACAACCGTTTTATTAAAAATAGAAATTTTTATATGATTCTTACAACTTCAGGATTTATGGCAATGGTTCTTTTTGTGGTTTTATATAGATTTTTATTGCGTAAAAAATTTCAAACTTTTATTGAAGTTATGGCAATAATCACTTTTTGTGCTGTACTAGAGCTTATAAATACTATCTTATTAGCTTGAGCCGATACTTCTACTTTAAAAACAGATTTTTGAGTAAACTTTACGGCCCAAACGTTAACAAGTCCTATTAAAATATTTTTTAATTTAGCCATTATTCTTGCTACATATAAAGTTGTTTCCTCTTTGGTTAGATCAAAAGAAGGAGATAGATTCTAA